A single genomic interval of Psychroserpens sp. NJDZ02 harbors:
- a CDS encoding DUF294 nucleotidyltransferase-like domain-containing protein has translation MKNTIAERILDFLKGFPPFNALNHEQLFAIASEVKVLYLEKDTFLFKQNEDLHDSFYVVKDGAIGVFRGDKLVDECDEGDIFGLRALIRKDHYLLDAKAIEESIVYSISSKLLEDIIINNKKANQFIIASFATNTRNPYSNEDKGTLFANVAILKPEASTFTEVQSVNYSKNPIVCNINTTIKEASLIMSQNKVGSIIITENKLPIGIITDKDLRNKVATGLHPISEQVETIMSKPVLTFPENISVAEAQIAMLTYDISHLCITTDGTSNSDLIGILSEHDIIVIHGNNPSVLIKEIKRATSAESLKYIREKAQNLLKGYLKQSMPISFISKIISAINDAITKRVIDLSIAESSKAPPVSFAWLAIGSQGRKEQLLFTDQDNALVYEDSIEESKTKTYFLKLAQSVNDKLAIVGFELCPANMMASNPKWCLSVSDWKSQFTNWITHPDEDKLMLCNIFFDYNLVYGNQNLVSQMSDSIFQAIDNYSIFLNFMGRNVLKNPPPLSFFRNFLVEDSGEHKDQFDIKLRAIMPLVDAARVLILSHNVKEFNSTIARYQKLVELEPQNKDLYESCIYAFRILLRFRTKQGLKNKDSGRYIDVKNLSKSNKLKLKGCFKPIKDIQELLSIRYKLSQML, from the coding sequence ATGAAAAACACCATTGCCGAACGTATTTTAGATTTTCTGAAAGGCTTCCCTCCTTTTAATGCTTTAAACCATGAGCAATTATTTGCTATTGCGTCAGAAGTCAAAGTGTTATACCTAGAAAAAGATACGTTTCTGTTTAAACAGAACGAAGATTTACACGACTCCTTTTACGTGGTAAAAGATGGTGCTATTGGTGTTTTTAGGGGAGACAAATTGGTAGACGAATGTGATGAAGGTGATATTTTTGGACTAAGAGCACTAATCCGTAAAGACCATTATTTGTTAGATGCAAAAGCCATTGAAGAGAGTATTGTCTACAGTATATCTTCAAAATTATTGGAAGATATTATCATTAATAATAAAAAGGCCAATCAATTTATAATTGCAAGTTTTGCAACTAATACCCGTAATCCGTATAGTAATGAGGACAAAGGGACTTTATTTGCTAATGTTGCCATTTTAAAACCAGAAGCCTCGACTTTTACAGAAGTACAATCGGTTAACTACTCTAAAAATCCAATCGTTTGTAATATTAATACAACTATAAAAGAGGCCTCATTAATTATGAGCCAGAATAAAGTAGGCTCCATAATTATTACAGAAAACAAATTACCAATTGGAATTATAACGGATAAAGATTTACGTAATAAAGTCGCTACAGGTTTACACCCTATCTCAGAACAAGTGGAAACCATTATGTCTAAACCCGTCTTGACGTTTCCTGAAAACATATCCGTTGCAGAAGCACAAATCGCGATGCTAACGTATGATATTTCTCACTTATGTATTACTACGGATGGCACGTCAAACTCGGACCTTATTGGTATCTTATCAGAACACGATATAATTGTTATCCACGGAAACAATCCTTCCGTTTTAATTAAAGAAATTAAACGTGCAACCTCAGCAGAATCCTTAAAATACATACGAGAAAAGGCGCAAAACTTACTTAAAGGCTATCTTAAACAAAGTATGCCAATTAGTTTTATATCCAAAATCATATCTGCAATCAATGACGCCATTACCAAACGTGTTATTGACTTATCTATTGCCGAATCCTCAAAAGCTCCTCCCGTGTCTTTTGCATGGTTAGCCATTGGAAGTCAAGGTAGAAAAGAACAATTATTATTCACAGATCAAGACAATGCCTTAGTCTACGAAGATTCTATTGAAGAAAGTAAAACTAAAACCTATTTCTTAAAATTAGCACAATCCGTAAATGATAAACTAGCGATTGTTGGTTTTGAGCTATGTCCAGCAAATATGATGGCTAGTAATCCAAAATGGTGTTTATCCGTTTCTGATTGGAAATCACAATTTACCAATTGGATCACACATCCTGACGAGGATAAATTGATGCTTTGCAATATCTTTTTTGACTACAATCTAGTTTACGGAAATCAAAATTTGGTTAGCCAAATGTCGGATAGTATTTTTCAAGCGATTGATAATTATAGTATTTTCTTGAATTTTATGGGACGAAATGTTTTAAAAAACCCACCACCTTTAAGTTTTTTCCGAAATTTTCTAGTGGAAGACTCTGGAGAACATAAGGATCAATTTGATATTAAACTTCGTGCCATTATGCCACTTGTAGATGCTGCCCGTGTGTTAATCCTTTCTCATAATGTCAAAGAGTTTAATAGCACCATTGCACGCTATCAAAAACTGGTCGAGCTAGAACCTCAAAACAAAGATTTATACGAGTCTTGTATCTATGCCTTCAGAATTCTTTTACGTTTTAGAACCAAACAAGGCTTGAAAAACAAAGACTCTGGACGCTATATAGATGTAAAAAACTTAAGCAAATCCAATAAACTAAAACTTAAAGGTTGCTTTAAACCTATCAAAGACATCCAAGAGTTATTAAGCATACGTTATAAACTCTCTCAAATGTTATAA